Proteins encoded together in one Salmo trutta chromosome 3, fSalTru1.1, whole genome shotgun sequence window:
- the LOC115168406 gene encoding cysteine-rich and transmembrane domain-containing protein 1 yields the protein MNFEQPPPYQAPGYPQQGYLQQGYPQQGYPPQGYPVNMEQPGGFPPQNPGYPAGPGGPPGPYPGQGQAGPYQEGYPGQPQFGWQGGSPPGPMYGEAPKNTVYVVEERRRDDSGDTCLTACWTALCCCCLWDMLT from the exons ATGAATTTTGAGCAGCCTCCTCCGTACCAGGCCCCTGGTTACCCCCAGCAGGGTTACCTCCAGCAGGGTTACCCCCAGCAGGGATACCCTCCCCAGGGTTACCCCGTAAACATGGAGCAACCTGGAGGATTCCCTCCTCAAAACCCAGGCTACCCTGCTGGCCCCGGGGGACCTCCTGGACCCTACCCTGGCCAGGGACAAGCAGGCCCCTACCAGGAGGGCTACCCTGGACAGCCCCAGTTTGGATGGCAGGGAGGATCACCCCCAGGACCCATGTATGGAGAGGCACCTAAAAACACAG tgtacgtggtggaggagagaaggagagatgattcAGGAGACACGTGTCTGACTGCCTGTTGGAcggctctctgctgctgctgcttgtgGGACATGCTCAcataa